The genomic segment acacacacacacatacacagtgcgtggcactatctttgtggggacccgtcattgacataatgcattccctagccccttaggctaccctaaccttaatcatcacaactaaatgcctaaccttaacccttaacctcaccctaaccataacctaattctatccctaatcctacaaccaagtcttaaccctcaaacagccattTAAAGTTGtagggtccagcattttggccccacaaagctgtccggaccccacgaatataggtaaacaagaacacacatatatacacacgcacgcacacacacacacacacacacacacacacacacacacacacacacacacacacatactttgcTTATATTACACACTAATATTTGTTATACTAAAATAACACCCTTTTCTGGAAATATAGGCCAAATAAAGCCTAATAAAGAGTAACTACGTTGtagggtccagcattttggccccacaaagctgtccggaccccacgaatataggtaaacaagaacacacatatatacacacgcacgcccacacacacacacacacacacacacacacacacacacatactttgcTTATATTACACACTAATATTTGTTATACTAAAATAACACCCTTTTCTGGAAATATAGGCCAAATAAAGCCTAATAAAGAGTAACTACGTATATTCACTCAAGTACTTAGTAGACGAGAACAATAGTATTATATTCCCATTTTATTCTATGTATGCTATTACTCTACTACATCACATTACTATGtcaattaagattttacatataAATAGATGATGCTACATCAATTAATTATATAGGCTAcaaaactactactactttgaAATATTCTCTATTGTTATAGATTCAACTGTCCAGCAGTAGGAATGAAAGAGAATCAGCTCCACTTCACTCAACATTCAATTGCTGTCTACATTGTCCACTGTATATCAATACAACTAACAATATAACTCTTAAAAGGGGCAATTCTGCATAATGTGTACTTTAACATGTTAAGTGCATTTAACATATTGAATGTTAATACttgtgtaggctacttttactgatgtattttttttaaatgtagcccTATACGTTTACTTGTAACTGAGTATTTTTACTCTGTTGTAGCCTATTTGATCTGAGAACTATAATAAGGTACACAATATCCCTACAATGTTCACAATAATCAAACAGTCATCTTCAcgttacaatgttttattattattaaagcacATTTATAAACCAAAGTTACAGAGTGCATCACAAAGAAACCATCAAACAGACAATGAAATATATTAGTTGTTGGTTCAGGCAATCTCTCCTCAGCTGATATGTGTTGTCGCCCACATGTCCCAGCAGGATCTTTCCATTCAACGGATAGGCCTACATTAATTATGCATCAACAAACGCTCCATTTGTTTGCTCTGTGCAGGGCCTTTTCAACTATCtgacacattttttgtttatatatgtCATCACTGTCACTTTGTGCACTGCAGTGAAggcaggttgtgtgtgtttagggggGGCAGTTTGggcgtgatgatgatgatgatgatgatgatgcgcGTGACGCCACAGCAGAGGCAGACCAGCGGAGCAGACAGGACCCGGGCTGaggcagcagcatcagcagcatcCGCACCAGCAGCAGAGCCGCCACAAAGGGAGCTCAGTACTGGTTGACGCTCGACTCTCCGCTCCTCTTCTCCAGGGTTTCAGATGCTCCGGCTCGGCGAAAAGATGTGCGGCTTCTCGGCCCTACTCTCGGTGCTTCTTGCCGGGCTCGCTGCAGCGTCTTCGGATCTGTTTGACAACCAACTGGGCGACATCAATTACTGCAAAAAGCAATGCCAGCTCACCATCAAAAACAAAAGCCCTGCTAAAGTAAGTTGTTCATGTGTGCTGTAGCGTAGGCTGTCTCTGCAGAAAGCGCATTATCGCAAAGCTGACAGAAATGCTACATTCTGCTGTCCGACATTTCAGCGCCCGCACGGATACACAGACGTACACCATATACTCGgcataaaaaacaaactctaTCTTGAcatgaaaaatataaaagaaatgtgtttagGTCTGCGCGTAATGGCATGCTCGCTCCGATTTTTCGCTGCATCCTCTTAGTTGCTACGGCGCACAATTAGGCCGAAAGATGGATGCAGCTCATTTTCTTCTGCACCTAACAGACTCGTCCAAGAAGTGCGAACTGCGTTCATTCAGCTCATCTCGAGATGCACTCGCTTTAAACTGCGCCAATAATTGATACATCCTTAATACGCAATTAAGATCGGTCAGGCGTAGCGCATGCTGTGCACGATCAGTGAGACTATTATGAGCCATGAAACAATTACCTTTTAATGACAATATAGCCTACACAGCATCTTCCTGCTTAGACGACGCCAGAATAGACCCTAGCAGGACGGTAAATGATTGCTGGTAATCTCACCATGGAGTTTATGTGGTTTATAGCCTTACCTAGATTTCCAGTGTCGGATGTTTTTCCTCCCACCACctccccctcttcttcctcctcctcctcctcctcctcctgtgctGCCTTCAGGTGTGGTTCAGGCATCCTGCAGGGCAGCAGGAGCAGAGCTGCAAAGCAGTTCACAGTCACCTGCTTTGAAGATTGTGATTGAAAACGAGCGACTTGAGCATAATATGTCGAGTTTTAGGGCCAACATACTGGGCAGTAACTACAGAAATACTGAATAGGCAGTCGCCTGACTCGCCTCCAAACTATAAGTTGAATGGTTTGAGATAAACACCCTCTGTGAATAAACCGGGACACGCAGTGAAGATGATGACAAGCACAAGGCTGTAATAAACCGTTCATGGTCGCGGTCAGGGaatctctttgtctctcctgTTCCCAGAGAGGTCACCAGAGGGCGCTGTTTCCTTATTTCAAACCGAGAATGTATGCATTATAACAAGAGGAAGTACAGTAATGTGCATCTTATTTTCTCACCACCTCATTTTCCggcacaggttttttttttttttgctactggcTCATTATCACTGGGTTTCATTTGAACGCTTCCTATCAACTGTTTATGATATAATGCAACAGCTGCACCGTGTCATTAAGGGATGCCATAACCCATCTTTGTCATGTTTTCTAACAAGGTTTATGCAAGAGTGCAGGAGACATCTCTAATTTTGCatctccttttcttctctctgtccgCCTGGTAGGACTCCATAATGAACGCCTGTCACCGCGGCTGTCGTCTCTACTCCATCTGCCAGTTTGTCAATGGCAACGCCGGCTTCAACACCAGCAGGGAGGAGTGTCAGGGAGGTGAGTCagtgtgtcagtctgtctctTGGACTGTCCGTTTGAATGGCTTTGCCGGTCTGACAGTCTTGCTGAGCAGGCCGAGGCCAAAGTTTAAGCTgctgagtagggctgcacaatatatcggttttttttatcgtcattgcAATGATATCGTCTTCGTCATATCAACTGAGGCAATAAACACAtcacgaaaggctgcgacatatggcgaaagacactcagagatgttTGTGATAGTTGAAAGAGAATATCAGAAAATTgcactttataatgtatctgtcattgtgttttagtggtgccttttatattcaatacaatgttcaataaaagaatgttagaaatgatttcctttcatttgttttaaattaaacaatcaatttgttgtattttagcagtatacggaaaagcagcagaactgagtacattttaatatctgtttatttatggcaagtaatatcgttattgcgatattcaacaacgttgtgcagccctactgctgAGTCCTCAGTTCTTAACAtgttgtcaaaatgaatggcagtggGCCGAATCCTCGTAAAAATCAAATCTAAGTGTAGCCCATATGATTCATTTCAACCTAAGTTTACTAAGTGCAACAGTAAATGCAGGTTCAACTTCCAgctatttctttttatattgtGTCTTAAAACCTTGAAGAAGTGAATCCTTTTGACAAGACTGGACTCTTTTACctaaacatcaaaatgtaaaacacaacagctCAGCTAATATTGCACTGTTTCCTAAAAGCTGGCAGACTTATTCAGTATTTATTCCGGGTGTTTGGGGCTTTTTTGAACTGCTGCATTGGAAATCAATGATGTGATTTGTCGTCCAGAAGGCAGATGCCCGATGCCCTCTGTTTTAATCACGGCAACGTGGAGTGAATGGTCTCCGCGGACGGCCAACAGATACATCTCCCTTGCATCTTTATCTTCCTACCACATAAACATGCTCCATGCCCACTGTCTTTTGTGCTTCTTCTTTATCGTTTTGCTCTTTCACACCCCTCTtcgtctctttcttttttttaccatcatGCTTATTCTTTCATGCTTCACAActatctccctccctctgtctttccctctctctctctccagcctgCCAGGAGGCATATATTAAGCTGCTGGAGCAGGAGGCCTGCTGCACCGGCTGTGCCAGCCAACCCTCTGAACCTGAGATCAAGAGGAGGAAGGTGAGAAaggctgcacacacaaacactgcaaaTGCAGCTATGAGAGCCAAAGTGACTTTAGATGTCTGGATGTTAATATCACTAATACCAACACAagtgtgcacatacagtatactgaagCACATACATAGTCAAAGTCAGTACTTCTCCTTGTAATAGAGGATCTTGCTCTCTCTTTCGCAGCTCAGGGCCATGACTCTCCGCCCTAAGCCCCCCTCTGTGATGGAGGCCGTGTCCAGTTGGTGCAACGACATCGTCAGCTCTGCCCAGAGCTTCATCTCCTCCACCTGGACTTTCTACCTGCAGGCTGATGATGGAAAAGTTGTGGTTTTTCAGGTAAGACAATTCATACATAAATGGTCAAAGTTAGATTCTGCTAAATGTTCAGGTAAATGAAAGTTTTCTGTTCACTCTTCTATTCACAGTTTATGTAACCTGGTGGTGTTTAAAGCTTAACCCAGCTCCTAAAAGTTCTCAAATTTGCCTGAcatgatgtgtttttgtgtttgtggcaGCAGCAGTATGTTGATAATTTAGAGAGGAAAAACGATGGAGTTGTGGTAAACAGCAATGCTTCCTGTGGCtacactgaaaatgaaaataacttCCAGCTACACTGACCCAAACGTCACTTCCAAAAATGTAAGAAATTAGGCTGACATGTGATCTCTGCACCTGCAATGCTGCgagaaaacacagcagcaaagtCAGCTTTTAAAAGTGAGTCCTCTTCCTGTTTGGGTTGAAGTCCATCCAACACACTTCGTACCAAATCTTATCAGTGAACAAAAGCAAAGAGAAACACAGAATACACCACTTTATACTGTGATGGTGTGAATATGTGTATTTCTTTACAGTTTATGTCTATGTTGCATGAATCCGAATTAATTTAGGAATTATATGTTTAAATTTTAGCTGTAGTACTGCAAGATTTTACCGCGTCATTCTGAATATCTGCACTGACAACACAGTTTGGATCTTTTAGTGCTTTGCTGCAAAAGACAGGCAATTGCATACTAAAATCTCCATAGATGAACTATCCTCATACACTATATTATGGTCCACTGAGTCATGATGGGGGGAAATGATAAGATTAATATCTACAAAGCTTTTTCATGTCATATGTTTTTACCTGGAGGTTAAACGCAAGCAAGCAGACCTTTATAGATTATTAGTTGAGCTAACCCCTGCTTCCTGTTAAGATAGTGAAATATATCCTCTAAGCTATACGCTGCCGTAGAGCTTGGGTCACTGCCAAAACAACTCACAGCCCATTTTAGAGTCAGTGCATCTGTGAAGGTTGAGTGAGCAAGGGCGCACAGCGGGATGGGAACAAGGTGGCTGACTTCAGAGAGCTGACTTCAGAGAGCTGCACACATTTTTTCAGCACTTTAATTGTTTATAAATGTCCTTTTAAATTATGTCAATTACTTCAGCACCATGCATATTTGATAACCGGCAGGGCCAGCTGTGGTAAACTCACCTCGGGATGGAGACTCACTGGGAGATTTAGAAAAGAGTGGACTGCACTAAAGAATAACCTTCTGGCTGTGACAAATACATATTCAAAAGTTTTAGTTCTGTAATTTGAAATGGAGCTGTCAGACTCAGTTTCATGACTACCCCTACCATGGAAATTATATGTTGGCCCCCtttggtttgtctgtctgttgaacatctgaaaaactgtaaaagtggttgaaagtttgggaaccatttttttttttttttacaggattGGAGTTAAGGgcttttttgaacatttttacaACTGATGAACTACTTACGTTGGTACACATATACATCCAGTGATTAGCTGTCactttgtgtgtattttccatagactgtataatattaatggacagagcatgtgtgacgtcacccattggtttgtggagatctgctatccatcatcgagtttgccgttacgggcacagccatcctggttgcagatgtgacgattttaggtgagagggaggagtgagggaggagctgcttacactctacgttacgttacacactttcactggcaatcacatcatagccacgccctaaaacgcaaaagcatttgcagcactttgccgaaccggatgctttgtccattaatattatacagtctatggtatttTCATGCAGATCTGTATCCAGATGCAGGTtaaacatttcttcacattttCTATGATTTCATAGCAAATTTATAGGTGGATGCATAAATACTCTGGCTATCTAGTTGAGCTTGCACATATTGCTAAGGTCAATGCAGTAAACCACCTATACATTAAGGCTATAATAAGTATTGGTCTGTCTAACCACCAGACTACCCAACTGTGTCCTCCAAAAACTGGTCAGAAACCTGCATCCCTGTCAGGGGGTTTCCCGTTTGTGACTTTGATGGCATTTTTAGCTACATAATTAAAGGGCTCAATGGGAAATTACAGTATTCATACACAGTAACCCATACAGAAGGGCTACTGTATAACAGAGGAGTCTTTTATATGCTGAAATTTACTATTAGGTTTAAGAAACTGTGTGCAGAGTGGACTCTGAGGCACCACCTCCTATAGTGATGCACCAGCCACAGAACATGAAATTACTAACATTTCTTTCAGACATAGTGATGGATGTTTGCTCTTTATGAAAGTGACATGCAGGCTGAAGCAGCGAGGGGAAGCCAGGCTCCACGGGGGCTGTGAGAAGACTATCAGGCCTGTGTTTAGTGGGCAGCTGGCAAACCGCCACCAAGTTGACAGATTGACTCTCTGAGTGttgaaacaacagaaaaagtCCAGCTAAATTGAGGGACAGCAGAGAACAAGCCAACGCTGTCTGCCATATAAATTATGTGGATGGCCATAAAGAGCTGGCTGTCCTTATACATCCATCTATGTGCTTGTGTGACCTCAAGTTGTGAGAATAACTGGTCATGTGcataacaaacaaacatcagTGGTAGCAGTTAGTTCAGATTATAAGGGTGGAGTAAGTTACTTTTAGGTCACAGCTGCGGTTTGTCCCCCagtgaaggaaaaaaataaagaaaacttgTAATTTTGAGGAAATATTGGCAAAACAGCCCTTTACCTCAGTCATTCTCTTCTCACCTCTTTGTTGTTTTGACAAATCAGCCCATGATAGTGCAATGGAGTCAGAGTGGAGTCGATTTAAGACTTCCTCCAACTGAGCTGTGGTTCTGTTAGCGAGCTGGCCTGCAGAACAAATTGAACTCGGCGTAAGGCTGAATGCAAAGAGAGAAAGTCCCTACCCTATTTATTCTTGACGATTGCATTAGTCATCCTGCccgaatacattttaaagaaacaaaaacccTGAACAGAACTGAGAGCTTCCGTAAAATAGCAGTGTTTGAAGGAAGCGTGACTTTGACTTATGATGCTACACTGAAAAGGAAGTCAGTGTACTTTCTCAGTTTAGTTTACTCCTCCAGGCATAATACACTGAAAGTGACTTAAGCATGAACATTACATACAGGATGCTCTCAGCCCCGAGCGAGTTCCTACCGAAGACAAACTTTTAAAATTGGGTCAAGTATATTTTTCTAATTTTTAAACAAGGCTCAGCGTTCTAAAACAAACTGATCACAATTGTTTTGCTGTTTGTATCctatcatctactggcttgacCTCTGTGAGATGATTGTGAAAGCATTTCGAGATCTCGGAGAACAAAGTGACAcgaagcagggttcagttcacatTGTTCTAAAGGCTTAATGAGAAACACAAGAATATATAGATTTTCTTACAATCGCTTCATTCACTTAGATGACGTAAGAGAAGATAGATAAGAAAGAGGCtccagaggaagagaggaatggTTCAAGGCTGGTTCATGCAGATACATCTTCAGAAAGGAAAACAGTGTAAAAATTCACGATACAAATATATGACACCAattaaaacagatgagagaggctttgttTATAGTTTTTAGAGAATGGAATGTAATAGATTCATAACACTCAGTAGTTTCCTAACAAAGCTGGGCATTGTAgtttttaaacaaacaggagtaaatagtgcatATGTTGGCATCAGCAGATTTCATGACACATTTGGTGCACTCATGTATGTGGGATTTACTCACAACAAACTACAGAGCCCATGTTTATCCTAATGAAGTTGTCACTCAGTTTGggcaacaatggagctctatggcacacaCCAAGAAGCTATATCAGGATTTTGATACTCTTACTCACtacttttggtcttttcatgagatttgttgacaattaGAGAAATGCAGAATATCACCAGAAATGTCTTTTAATCCTACTTGTGTTTCAGTCTGAGGTGTTAAACCCTTTAACACAtgttgttttttgcattttctatacattttctgttttcctatGTCGTCCCATGCCTAATGGAGATATAAAAAAGTGGTCTTAATTGACCACATGGGGGTGCTGCAATCAAAGTTCAGATTTAAGGCCTCTAGATTAAAGGCCATGATTTCAACAGTATCAGTCCAATTTAAAGTCCAATTTACGCTAAATATTTCCCCAGGGTGTCTTTCTTTGATGAATAATTTGCTTACCTAATGCACAGCCAGAGGGGCCTTGGATACCTTTTGTAACCATTTCCCTTTTCCATATGGAGGCAAAGAGACAGTGTTTTGTGATTAAAGTCAGTCAAAGTTCTTTCACATTACACGTTTGAATTCATTTGTCGACCCTCAAAAAACAGACTGTATCCAAGCCCAAAATCAACAAATTAATAGGGTGAGATACAGTCTAATTGTATCCACCACTCCTCTGCCTGAAAGCTTGTCTCTTCATGGCTGAGACGTTTTCTGAACTTTCCccctctttatttctttctctctgtctctctcctctctctttctgtaagCCAGAGCACCTTTTGCATTCCCTCTCTCATAATGCATGACAGATGCAGATCAGGCTCCGCTCGTTCTGATGGTTAGAGCTCCTCAGTCTGCAGCCAATGAGAATCAGCCCCCTCACGTCTCCCCAAACCTTCACACTGCCGCTGCATCTGGTTTCAATGCACCCTGTCCGAAAACATTGCTCGCTAGGGGTAATAAACCCGGTTGTGAAATAACTTTTTCAACAGAAGAGGTTTGAAGGATTGTAAGGGTTTTGGGAAGCAAACTAACCGGCCATGTCTCCACAGTtgactacagtatgttgttttgTTATTCTGGAAAAGTGATTGAAATCATTCAGTAGAAAACAGATCAATCGTTTTCGTCAGTAAAGTAATGAGAGTGAATGAATTTTGCTGCTTTCCCATTATAGTGTAAGACACAGCAAGAGGTTTCAGAGTTCATTGATCCACTTAGTTTCAGAATCGATAAATACTGGGAGGTTTATGCTACTGCAGTGGGATTTACTGTACtgctctgatgtgtgtgtgtgtgtgtgtgcgtgcgtgcacgcgTGTTAgtgtggttgttgttgctgaGGCCAGCAATAGTATAGTTAAAGCCGACTACTGGAGGGAGGGTCAGCAGTGGGGAACCAAAATCCTCTTTTAATGAGTTCTCCAGGGGGGAACCAGAAACACTGTGCACATAATGAAACACACAACAGTGCAAATACTGTCTGTAGCAGTCGTTTTTAAAGAATTTTTTTCAGAGGTGCTGTCCCAGTTCAAGTGGTTTTATTAAACTGGTTTAGGTGAGAAAGATACTGTTGTACATGTTGAGCAGGCAAGAACAAAGGAAAGGAATCATTATTTTTGAAGGCTGTTTGATTAAGTTATGCAACATATTGAGTGCTCCAAATTCATTTAGCTAGTTAAGTGTTCAGATTGATTCGGGAGACTTTTTACTGAACAGAAGAGTTAATTCAGATGGTGCAGCACTCCAGCTTTCGACATAAATgtcttttcttccattttttatttgtacttgGCTACCTCACCGTGATCGATCTAAATATGATGTTTCTCTCATTCAAGCTTCCCAGCCAACTATTGTTAGTTGGCGCGCCTCTGTGGTCTGACCTCACAGCGTTTAACAGACCCGTTCCTGGTAAATGACTGTGGTATAATCTCTGTTATGATGTCTGAGTgtctatgttgttgttttctctcctcAGAGCCAGCCAGAGATGGAGTACTCTCTGCCCGAGCTGCAGGCTCCTCGATCCAACGTGGCGGACAAACCCTGGCCTCAGGTCCACTCTCACACCCAGAGACCCCATGGTGAGAACATATTCAACACATacagttattattttattgatttatagCAGCACATGCATGTCCCTCATTAGCATCCAAATGAAATCTTGTaatgaatgaaattaaatgaattgTTTGGCAGGTGTGAGGGGACATGGTGAGAGGGGAGCATCCAAAGCAGGAGGCAAAGGGAAGCACCCTGTCCAGCACACAGACGACCCCACAGCTGAGCACGACTTCCTCGGCTGCATGTCACGGTGAGCTGGAGCTTGAGTTACCCTGTTGAGAATTAAAGACTTAAATGAGAGAACTAATGCTTTCCCCATAAAAATATACTTAATATTAGTGACAACCATTTCCAAAAGCAAACCacttagtcttagtcttgtatttccattttactGTCAGCATGAAAAGGACCTTGCAGAGACTTGAAACTTACTTGAGATAGCTAATCCATCACACATATCTAATTTGTTCATTCAACTGTGATACCTGATACCTTGCAGTGATATTGTAACTTCGACAAAAACAAAGGTAGACATGATGGATTGAGGTGCAGCCACTGAGATGGATTATCTAACTTAATGTTTTCCATACTGACATTAAGGAAACTAATAGCTGCATGTATGGTACTGtaggaaaaacacaataaaagatGTAAAACAATTATATATGCtttaaaaagcaatttaaaGTAGTTGGGATTCGCAGGACAACATTAAAAAAGgctccaaaatgtatttttcacatatttatttacattcagGCGAGTTATATTTGTTGATGTCTTAATGTTTAGTTTCTCTGTATTTCTAGCCCTCTTCGGTCTCATCCCCTAACGCTCGTCTCCTTCCTTTCCTGTCCGACTCTTTCGTCCTGCAGACGTTCAGGCCTTCCGCGGTGGATTTTAGCGGCCTGTCTCTTCCTGTCCATCATGGTCATGTTGTGGCTCAGCTGTGCCAGCCTCGTCACCGCACCAGAGCAGCACATCAAGacgcaggtacacacacagaaccCACAACCAATGCATACGCATCGCACCCATACCAGCAGCttcagaggaagcttctttcctgcGGTTGTCACCCTACTGAACTCTTGCTCTGCATCCCGGTGACAATTAACCTattaacccccccccaccccggaCCCTTCCCCACCCatactgttctatttatttatttacaaatgtacatactgtaattacacctatacagagccatattctactgctattcatactattcatcctgtacatacacttattcttactactcttataatgttaccacactgcacatagctgtctatatggttcattcagAATATGTAAGGGTTATTATGtattctgctaatacactgaatatatatctatattattcttactactagtataatgtcactgctactacattgcacatatctgtacatgttgttcatacattgttcatattacatagccatatttattcagcTCTTATaacactttattattttttattattattattattattattatttatatacaatttattgtctatacttt from the Sander vitreus isolate 19-12246 chromosome 9, sanVit1, whole genome shotgun sequence genome contains:
- the tmem59l gene encoding transmembrane protein 59-like, whose protein sequence is MLRLGEKMCGFSALLSVLLAGLAAASSDLFDNQLGDINYCKKQCQLTIKNKSPAKDSIMNACHRGCRLYSICQFVNGNAGFNTSREECQGACQEAYIKLLEQEACCTGCASQPSEPEIKRRKLRAMTLRPKPPSVMEAVSSWCNDIVSSAQSFISSTWTFYLQADDGKVVVFQSQPEMEYSLPELQAPRSNVADKPWPQVHSHTQRPHGVRGHGERGASKAGGKGKHPVQHTDDPTAEHDFLGCMSRRSGLPRWILAACLFLSIMVMLWLSCASLVTAPEQHIKTQLSINGDKEFLDNAHKVNPYQLSPVIAVAIKQSEESQEAGPLPVKVDLNKTCV